Genomic window (Macaca thibetana thibetana isolate TM-01 chromosome 6, ASM2454274v1, whole genome shotgun sequence):
AGGGCCGCACGGGAGGTAGGGGCGTGGGCAGGGAGGAGCATGGGGTAGGGGTGGCGGGTTCCCCCCACGCCCTTCCCAGCGTCGCGCCTCCGTCCCCCATAGTGTCGGTGGTGATGGGCATCCCGAGCGTGCGGCGCGAGGTGCACTCGTACCTGACTGACACTCTGCACTCGCTCATCTCCGAGCTGAGTCCGCAGGAGAAGGAGGACTCGGTCATCGTGGTGCTGATCGCTGAGGCAAGTGAGCCAGGACGCGTGGTTGGGGGACATTCAGAGGAGCCCCCGTGGTATAGAACTGACAGCAGGAGCCATTCAGGAGGAGAAAGCTGTGGGAAGTTCAGTTGCTAGTTTCGTTCGCAAATGTTCCGAGATAGAAAGTTGAAAAGAAGGGGCTTCCTGGCGCCCTCTACCCCTAGGCACACCCCTCGCGCCACCCTTGGCCATGCCAGTCCCAAAGGGAAAGGGCTGTCTCTGGGGGTGCCCTTGCTCTGCTCTCGGCACAGCAGGCTCGCTACCTCCACGTGGGGGGCATCTGAAGCCATGCCCCTTCTCCAAGCCCTTCCAGGCCTTTTGGGGCAGCGGCAGCACTAAGGGAGGGTGCCTGGTCTCCCCACAGACCGACTCACAGTACACTTCGGCAGTGACAGAGAACATCAAGGCCTTGTGAGTACTGGTGACCCCAGAGAGCTGGTGGCAGGAGGGCTCTCTGCGGGGTGTTGTGCTGGCAGGTTCCTGCCTCCCCGTAGGTAGCGCCTTTCCTATCTTGTGGGGAGGCAGGGAcctggtgggggaggggtgggtgtgCAGAGTGGCCCAGCCCCTGTGGAGCCCCTGGAGGCTGCGTACGGACTGGGCCTTCCCGTCCCCCAGGTTCCCCACGGAGATCCATTCTGGGCTCCTGGAGGTCATCTCACCCTCCCCCCACTTCTACCCTGACTTCTCCCGCCTCCGAGAGTCCTTTGGGGACCCCAAGGAGAGAGTCAGGTACTAGCACTCCCCCATAGCCCCAGCAGCCTGCCCGCCTGTGCTGGGAACCCATCTACTGGTATCTGATTCCAGGGCGTTTCCCTGCAGTGCCCTGAATTCTCCACGGGAGGACCTGcgcatgggggtggggggacagagGCTGCCCACCCAGCGGCTTCTCCGTGGAGCCACACTGGAGGGGGAGGGGTCTGAGCTCCTGAGGCCCCGCCCTGGCCCGCAGGTGGAGGACCAAACAGAACCTCGATTACTGCTTCCTCATGATGTACGCGCAGTCCAAAGGCATCTACTACGTGCAGGTCAGCCCCAAGCCCTGCGCTGCCCTGCCCTGCTATGGGTCTCGTCCATCTGGGTGCCCTTCCTGAGCCCCAGCCCCTCTCTGCTCAACCTGCAGCTGGAGGATGACATCGTGGCCAAGCCCAACTACCTGAGCACCATGAAGAACTTTGCGCTGCAGCAGCCTTCAGAGGACTGGATGATCCTGGAGTTCTCCCAGCTGGGCTTCATTGGTGTGCCCCTCCCCTAACCTGACCGTGCCTTTGAGTCCCACCCACCTCTGCCATCCTCTCCCAGTCCCACGCTGAGTCCGCTATGAGCCTTTGCCCAGGTTGGGCCCTGCCTGGTGTGCGTGCTGCAGCCCCGCCTGGCCTGTTCCCATTGCCTGTGCATCAGCCATATCTGGCCTCACCACCTGTCTGCCCCCTTGTGCTCACACCTGCCTGAAGCCTGCCCTGGGTTTGCTGTGGGACTCTCGGGGGCACCCTGCAGGGAGAAAGGAAGTACGGCAGAGCAGCACTGCCCACTCAGGCCCCCTTCCTACCAGGCAAGATGTTCAAGTCGCTGGACCTGAGCCTGATTGTAGAGTTCATCCTCATGTTCTACCGGGACAAGCCCATTGACTGGCTCTTGGACCATATTCTGTGGGTGAAAGTCTGCAACCCCGAGAAGGATGCGGTGAGCAAGAGCTGGAGGGATTGGCAGGGGCAGGGCCAAGGGGCAGGCAGCCTCCAGCACAAACTGTCCCTGTCCTTATATCTGATCACATAAGAGAGGGCACTGTCAACTGTGGGAGGGCCCTGGTAGCCTCCAGGAGAGGCCGTGTGGAGGAAGGAGGGCTCAGCCGAGTCCTGGGGTGTCGCCCGCCCTCCACAGAAGCACTGTGACCGGCAGAAGGCCAACCTGCGGATCCGCTTCAAGCCGTCCCTCTTCCAGCATGTGGGCACTCACTCCTCGCTGGCTGGCAAGATCCAGAAACTGAAGGTGGGCTGCCCTGCACGCTCTCCCTACGCCGGGGTCCAGGTCGGGGCCCATGCCATCACTGCTGTCCCTCCTCTGCTGCAGGACAAGGACTTTGGAAAGCAGGCGCTGCGGAAGGAGCATGTGAACCCGCCAGCAGAGGTGAGCACGAGCCTGAAGACATACCAGCACTTCACCCTGGAGAAGGCCTACCTGCGCGAGGACTTCTTCTGGGCCTTCACCCCTGCCGCGGGGGACTTCATCCGCTTCCGCTTCTTCCAGCCCCTAAGACTGGAGCGGTCAGTGCCAGCGCCTGGGTCTGCGATGGGGGGCGGGGCTGGGTGGCCCCTAGGGGTAGGCTCCACCAGCAAACCAACCTCACAttcctcagtgtcctcatctgaagTGGGCCTCCTAACGGTAGCTACCTTGTGAGGACTAAGTCAGGCAGCCCTTAGGAGCTCAGCCATGTTTCACCTCACCATCCTCCCAGAGGAAGGCCCTGATCTCCTTGCACAGCCTGACAGCTGCCTGGGGGCCCCCGGTGCAGGCCTGGCCTTTCTCTGCTGGGCGCTGGCTGCTGTACTGGAGCGCTGCCCCTGCATAGCTCACAGGCCTGCCTGGCCGCAGGTTTTTCTTCCGCAGTGGGAACATCGAGCACCCGGAGGACAAGCTCTTCAACACGTCTGTGGAGGTGCTGCCCTTCGACGTAAGTGCGGTAGGGTGTGGTGTGCATTGAGGTCGGGCCTCCCGCAGCCACCTGCTTCAGCCCTTGGTTCTGCCCCTAGAACCCTCAGTCGGACAAGGAGGCCCTGCAGGAG
Coding sequences:
- the MGAT4B gene encoding alpha-1,3-mannosyl-glycoprotein 4-beta-N-acetylglucosaminyltransferase B, with translation MRLRNGTFLTLLLFCLCAFLSLSWYAALSGQKGDVVDVYQREFLALRDRLHAAEQESLKRSKELNLVLDEIKRAVSERQALRDGDGNRTWGRLTEDPRLKPWNGSHRHVLHLPTVFHHLPHLLAKESSLQPAVRVGQGRTGVSVVMGIPSVRREVHSYLTDTLHSLISELSPQEKEDSVIVVLIAETDSQYTSAVTENIKALFPTEIHSGLLEVISPSPHFYPDFSRLRESFGDPKERVRWRTKQNLDYCFLMMYAQSKGIYYVQLEDDIVAKPNYLSTMKNFALQQPSEDWMILEFSQLGFIGKMFKSLDLSLIVEFILMFYRDKPIDWLLDHILWVKVCNPEKDAKHCDRQKANLRIRFKPSLFQHVGTHSSLAGKIQKLKDKDFGKQALRKEHVNPPAEVSTSLKTYQHFTLEKAYLREDFFWAFTPAAGDFIRFRFFQPLRLERFFFRSGNIEHPEDKLFNTSVEVLPFDNPQSDKEALQEGRTATLRYPRSPDGYLQIGSFYKGVAEGEVDPAFGPLEALRLSIQTDSPVWVILSEIFLKKAD